Proteins co-encoded in one Alphaproteobacteria bacterium PA2 genomic window:
- a CDS encoding methyltransferase: MFATGQGHVQNVEYTHGYYGELNPIRAAFVLAYAGYQSPSFGNACELGFGQGVSISIHSAAQGTEWWGTDFNPQHAAQARSLSDSTSQANRLDEQGFAEFCSRPDLPEFDFIGLHGVWTWISTANQDVVIDFVRRKLRPGGVLYVSYNTFPGWADLAPIRQLFKEHVDRIGSPASPLFSRIDSSIAFLDQLAAVDPFYLKAAPRAAERMKPLSTQNKNYLAHEYLTDHWNVTYYADFAQRMDAAKVGFACSAHPLDGVDVINLTAEQQTLLGTLGDTNYRESIRDFCVNQQFRRDVWIKGASRLNAVERIRAVRTQRIVLTIPRAEVVLKVAGALGEASLHPEVYGPLLDFLADGAVHTVAEVEAAGVGAGITSQKALSAIPILVGMGAVQVAQDPERVAAAAQACVRLNAKIMAQADVRPEITYLASPVTGGGFVVQRFEQMFLAAYLAGEQTPQAWAEQAWGRIAGVGQSLIKDGQTLLTAEENLAELTRQAVVFGDLKLPILKSLGIA; this comes from the coding sequence ATGTTTGCAACAGGCCAGGGTCATGTGCAGAATGTTGAATACACACATGGCTACTATGGTGAGCTGAACCCGATCCGGGCGGCGTTTGTCCTGGCATATGCTGGATATCAGTCCCCGAGTTTCGGTAATGCGTGTGAACTAGGGTTCGGTCAGGGAGTTTCCATTTCGATCCACAGTGCTGCACAGGGCACTGAGTGGTGGGGTACTGATTTCAATCCGCAACACGCGGCCCAGGCCAGGAGCTTGTCGGATTCCACCTCGCAGGCGAACCGCCTGGATGAGCAAGGTTTTGCGGAATTCTGTTCCCGGCCAGATCTCCCTGAGTTTGACTTCATAGGGCTTCATGGGGTCTGGACTTGGATTTCCACAGCAAATCAGGATGTGGTGATCGATTTCGTCCGCCGGAAGCTGAGGCCGGGCGGAGTTCTGTATGTAAGTTATAATACCTTCCCTGGCTGGGCGGATCTGGCCCCAATTCGTCAGCTGTTCAAGGAACACGTGGACAGGATTGGTTCGCCAGCCTCGCCTCTATTTAGTCGCATTGACTCCAGCATCGCCTTTCTGGACCAACTTGCCGCCGTAGATCCATTCTATCTGAAGGCGGCTCCGCGCGCAGCGGAGCGCATGAAGCCGCTATCGACTCAAAACAAAAACTACCTCGCTCACGAGTATCTGACCGATCATTGGAATGTGACTTACTACGCAGACTTCGCGCAGCGTATGGATGCGGCGAAGGTCGGCTTCGCTTGCTCTGCACATCCGCTGGATGGCGTTGATGTCATCAACCTGACCGCCGAACAGCAGACACTGTTGGGAACCCTTGGCGATACAAACTACCGGGAAAGCATTCGAGACTTTTGTGTCAATCAGCAGTTTCGGAGGGATGTCTGGATCAAGGGTGCGTCACGTCTCAATGCGGTGGAGCGCATCCGGGCGGTTCGTACCCAGAGAATTGTTCTCACCATCCCCAGGGCCGAAGTTGTCCTTAAGGTAGCCGGTGCGCTGGGGGAGGCATCGCTTCATCCTGAAGTCTATGGGCCGCTCTTGGATTTCTTGGCGGATGGCGCTGTACACACGGTAGCAGAAGTAGAAGCGGCGGGCGTGGGCGCAGGTATTACCTCTCAGAAGGCGCTCTCGGCCATTCCTATCCTGGTTGGAATGGGAGCCGTACAGGTTGCGCAGGATCCTGAGCGCGTCGCAGCGGCGGCACAAGCTTGCGTCCGACTGAATGCGAAGATCATGGCTCAGGCCGACGTTCGGCCGGAGATCACCTATCTCGCGAGCCCGGTGACGGGGGGTGGATTTGTGGTTCAGCGATTTGAGCAGATGTTCCTGGCGGCATATCTGGCCGGTGAACAGACGCCGCAGGCTTGGGCAGAGCAGGCCTGGGGGCGAATTGCCGGGGTGGGGCAGAGCCTTATAAAAGATGGGCAAACCCTTCTAACGGCTGAAGAAAACCTCGCGGAACTTACGCGCCAGGCTGTGGTTTTTGGGGATCTGAAGCTGCCAATCCTGAAATCACTCGGCATTGCATAG
- a CDS encoding calcium-binding protein encodes MKGGKGADEFHGGAGNDYLLGAAGNDALYGDAGNDTLSGADGSDILAGGSGINTLLGGGGADVFVFKTGDFEGGVSKNRTTISDFSHAQGDKIDLTGLDAIAGTAADDAFTLIGSQGFHKLAGELRYEVSERNVTLLGDTNGDGVADLVILLSNAAGSVTPGDVLL; translated from the coding sequence ATGAAGGGTGGCAAGGGCGCTGATGAGTTCCACGGCGGGGCCGGCAACGACTATCTGCTGGGCGCCGCCGGCAATGACGCCCTCTACGGCGACGCCGGCAATGACACCCTTTCGGGGGCGGACGGTAGTGACATTCTGGCCGGTGGATCCGGGATCAACACGCTTCTGGGCGGCGGCGGCGCAGACGTCTTCGTGTTCAAGACGGGGGATTTCGAGGGCGGCGTCAGCAAGAACCGGACGACGATCAGCGACTTCTCACATGCCCAGGGCGACAAGATCGACCTTACGGGCCTGGACGCCATTGCCGGAACGGCGGCTGACGACGCCTTCACACTGATCGGATCTCAAGGCTTCCACAAGCTGGCCGGCGAGCTGCGTTATGAAGTGAGCGAGCGCAATGTCACCCTGCTGGGTGACACCAATGGTGATGGTGTCGCTGATCTCGTCATCCTGCTGTCCAATGCCGCCGGGTCGGTGACGCCAGGAGATGTTCTGCTCTAG
- a CDS encoding methyltransferase, producing MRDRDRHRFDDLEIRLEKLEGQHQRLRDFIVPAYWNALDRLEAAVPDDGLASCLACGHAGQTGAFAGRVDECVFGGGRLERLECPECGCVFGPLKYLRTPDALVSADYALLYSFYSEGDSTEEELRAFDLLKPSRDRLYLNWGSGAWSRSVEILRAQGYDVWGYEPNAQTDSPFVVRRREEVSARFDGIFSNNVIEHLFSPLAQFLDFRDLLKPDGKMVHASPCYEWSFAFTRFHVFFPLGEAPLRLAERSGFTLTDTVADGAFQARTFSM from the coding sequence ATGCGAGATCGCGATCGACACCGGTTTGATGACCTGGAGATCCGGCTTGAAAAGCTTGAAGGGCAGCATCAGCGCCTCCGGGACTTCATCGTGCCGGCTTACTGGAACGCCCTGGATCGTCTCGAAGCCGCTGTGCCGGATGATGGCCTGGCTTCCTGCCTTGCCTGTGGTCACGCCGGGCAGACCGGGGCCTTCGCCGGCCGCGTGGATGAGTGCGTGTTCGGTGGCGGGCGCCTGGAACGGCTGGAGTGCCCGGAGTGTGGCTGTGTCTTTGGGCCCTTGAAATATCTCAGGACGCCAGATGCGCTTGTCTCGGCTGACTACGCCTTGCTCTATTCCTTCTACAGTGAAGGAGATTCAACAGAAGAAGAGCTGCGGGCCTTTGATCTGCTAAAGCCCAGCCGCGACCGGCTCTATCTGAACTGGGGCAGCGGCGCATGGTCCCGCTCTGTGGAGATATTGAGGGCCCAAGGCTATGATGTCTGGGGATATGAGCCCAATGCACAGACCGACAGCCCCTTTGTGGTGCGGCGCCGGGAAGAGGTCAGTGCACGGTTTGACGGGATCTTCTCCAATAATGTGATCGAGCACCTGTTTTCGCCTTTGGCGCAATTCCTGGACTTCCGCGACCTGTTGAAACCCGATGGCAAGATGGTCCACGCCTCGCCTTGCTATGAGTGGTCCTTCGCCTTTACGCGGTTCCACGTGTTTTTCCCGCTGGGCGAGGCGCCCCTTCGTCTGGCTGAGCGGTCCGGTTTCACGCTCACAGATACGGTCGCCGATGGCGCCTTCCAGGCGCGGACTTTCTCAATGTAG
- a CDS encoding XRE family transcriptional regulator, giving the protein MVIPGHEEPYPAQDRLVDQAVGKRVRDHRRALGLSQRTLAAHLGVAFQQVQKYEGGVNRMSASMLVRAAEMLKTTVSDLVGEFPHESRGAAALARAVGAEGAGELLSLYRRLPAPERNAVRALVHALAGD; this is encoded by the coding sequence ATGGTCATACCAGGACACGAAGAGCCCTATCCGGCGCAGGACAGACTGGTTGATCAGGCCGTGGGCAAGCGTGTCCGTGACCACAGGCGGGCGCTAGGCCTCTCCCAGCGGACTTTGGCGGCGCATCTGGGTGTCGCATTCCAGCAGGTCCAGAAGTACGAAGGGGGCGTCAATCGTATGTCCGCCTCAATGCTTGTCCGGGCTGCCGAAATGCTGAAGACGACCGTGTCGGACCTGGTTGGCGAGTTTCCGCACGAAAGTCGAGGCGCAGCGGCGCTGGCAAGGGCAGTCGGGGCAGAGGGCGCGGGCGAGCTTCTCAGCCTATACAGACGTCTTCCTGCCCCTGAGCGCAATGCCGTTCGAGCCCTTGTGCATGCGCTTGCTGGCGATTGA
- a CDS encoding serine 3-dehydrogenase, translated as MLLAMSSKTAPDMFPQQVGGATPLLATPQSYLNADQRSGVVVNSKPSLTISQAASQLTGDHVGWNSDLGQGVTVTYAYRASAPSVLPGDVGGFSRFNAAQIAQAELALKAWSDVADIRFVRVTGAPGPYSNSATILFGNYAYGAAGASAFAFLPGSSAFSAIEGDVWVNNSYSFNQAPTVGNYGGLTLIHELGHAIGLLHPGPYNGDDSGALTYAADAVYYEDSQQYTVMSYFFEEETGGTAAAFSAAPMLDDIAAAQLIYGPNLKTRTGNTTYGFHSNSDRPWYMLDNNSSVAQFAVWDAGGNDTFDFSEYFSNQLIDLGQGHFSDVGGYLGNVAIAMGVDIENAVGGYGADVIIGNALNNNLNGHLGNDTIFGDLGNDTLNGSEGSDRLWGGAGNDTLVGSSGNDFLSGDAGVDALYGGPGADVFHSARGADIDRIMDFNRGQGDTINLVLGTAYTVAQSGSDTIITLDDGAQVIMVGVKMSSLTGAWMTLG; from the coding sequence ATGCTTTTGGCCATGAGCAGCAAGACCGCACCTGACATGTTTCCGCAGCAAGTGGGCGGCGCAACGCCCCTCCTCGCTACGCCCCAGTCCTATCTGAATGCAGATCAGCGATCAGGGGTTGTTGTAAATTCCAAGCCGAGCCTGACCATCAGCCAGGCCGCAAGCCAGCTGACCGGCGATCACGTCGGCTGGAATTCGGACCTCGGCCAGGGCGTCACCGTCACCTATGCCTACCGGGCTTCAGCGCCTTCGGTCCTGCCGGGGGATGTCGGCGGCTTTTCGCGGTTCAATGCTGCACAGATTGCGCAGGCCGAGCTGGCGCTCAAGGCCTGGTCAGATGTCGCCGACATCCGTTTCGTGCGGGTCACCGGCGCCCCTGGCCCCTATTCAAACTCAGCGACCATACTCTTCGGCAACTATGCCTATGGAGCAGCCGGCGCCTCCGCCTTCGCCTTCCTGCCTGGCAGTTCGGCTTTCTCCGCCATTGAAGGCGATGTCTGGGTCAATAATTCCTACAGTTTCAATCAGGCGCCAACCGTCGGAAACTATGGTGGTCTGACCCTTATCCATGAACTTGGCCATGCCATCGGCCTCCTGCATCCGGGACCCTATAATGGCGACGACAGCGGCGCGCTGACCTATGCTGCAGACGCGGTCTATTATGAAGACAGCCAGCAATATACGGTCATGAGCTACTTCTTCGAGGAGGAGACCGGCGGTACCGCAGCGGCCTTTTCGGCCGCCCCCATGCTCGACGACATCGCCGCCGCCCAGCTGATCTACGGTCCGAACCTGAAAACCCGGACGGGCAATACGACCTACGGCTTTCACTCCAATTCCGACCGTCCCTGGTACATGCTCGACAACAACTCCTCCGTCGCCCAGTTCGCGGTGTGGGATGCGGGCGGCAACGACACCTTTGATTTCTCCGAATACTTCAGCAACCAGTTGATCGACCTTGGTCAGGGCCATTTCTCCGACGTCGGCGGATATCTCGGCAATGTCGCCATCGCCATGGGCGTCGACATTGAGAACGCCGTTGGCGGCTATGGCGCTGACGTCATCATCGGCAACGCCCTCAACAACAATCTGAACGGTCACCTGGGCAATGACACGATTTTCGGCGATCTGGGCAATGACACGCTGAATGGCAGCGAAGGCAGCGACAGGCTGTGGGGGGGCGCCGGCAACGACACCCTCGTGGGCAGTTCAGGCAATGACTTCCTGTCCGGCGACGCCGGCGTAGACGCCCTTTATGGCGGCCCCGGCGCCGACGTCTTCCACAGCGCCCGCGGCGCGGACATCGACAGGATCATGGATTTCAACCGCGGTCAGGGCGACACCATCAACCTGGTTCTGGGGACCGCCTATACGGTTGCCCAGAGCGGGTCGGATACGATCATCACCCTGGACGATGGTGCCCAGGTCATCATGGTCGGTGTCAAGATGAGCAGTCTCACAGGCGCCTGGATGACCCTCGGCTAG
- a CDS encoding transcriptional regulator, with translation MTKKARDDSYSQEDHVIDEAVGGRVRERRLAMRISQIALAAHLGVTVQQVQKYEKGRNRISASMLVYSANLLKTTVSDLIGEAPKVTRGSKELDKTLKVEGAQELLSLYQKLSDPERNAVRALAQALAGEAQSDVF, from the coding sequence ATGACCAAAAAGGCGCGAGATGATTCCTACTCACAAGAAGATCACGTCATAGACGAGGCCGTGGGCGGACGAGTGCGGGAACGCCGCCTGGCCATGCGGATTTCGCAGATTGCGCTGGCGGCCCACCTCGGCGTCACCGTCCAGCAGGTTCAAAAATACGAAAAGGGGCGGAACCGGATCTCGGCCTCAATGCTGGTCTACAGCGCAAATCTGCTGAAAACCACAGTGTCCGACTTGATCGGTGAGGCGCCGAAGGTGACGCGCGGCTCAAAGGAGTTGGACAAGACCTTGAAGGTCGAAGGCGCGCAAGAGCTCCTCAGCCTCTATCAGAAGCTCTCGGATCCAGAGCGAAACGCTGTTCGAGCGCTCGCGCAAGCGCTGGCTGGTGAAGCCCAGTCAGATGTCTTCTGA